From a single Flavobacterium sp. genomic region:
- a CDS encoding 2-oxoglutarate dehydrogenase E1 component has product MDRFSFLNAAHTAFFADLYEQYLQNPDSVEPSWRSFFQGFDFAQANYVSEEVAQQVAYVASGDSGEISEKMQKEFNVLKLIEGYRTRGHLFTKTNPVRDRRLHGPSLALENFGLSQADLNTVFDAAKMVNMKPSPLADIVKHLENVYCQSIGVEYMYIREPHKLDWIKNRLDINDNLPSFTADKKKHILSKLNEAVSFENFLHTKYVGQKRFSLEGCEAVIPALDALVEAAADKGVEQFVMGMAHRGRLNVLANIFGKNTQNIFSEFDGKDYDEDANFDGDVKYHLGLTSDRVTNSGKKINLNLAPNPSHLETVGAVIEGITRAKQDRNYPNDFSKVLPIAVHGDAAVAGQGIVYEIIQMAKLDGYKTGGTIHLVINNQVGFTTNYLDARSSTYCTDVAKVTLSPVLHINADDAEAVVHAMLFALDYRMEFGTDVFIDLLGYRKYGHNEGDEPRFTQPVLYKLIAKHKNPRDIYAEKLAQENVISAGFVKELEEAYKAKLDENLEASRKKDLTVITPFLENEWEGYKQVSDDVMLQKFDTSFDKNQLTEIAKTITELPADKKFISKITKLIGDRKNMLETNKLDWAMGELLAYGSLISEGFDVRISGQDVERGTFSHRHAVVKVEDSEEEVILLDRIKDKKGNFYIYNSHLSEYGVLGFEYGYALASPKTLVIWEAQFGDFSNGAQIMIDQYISAGEDKWNNQNGLVMLLPHGYENQGAEHSSARMERYLQMCAKHNMYIADVTSPANFFHLMRRQLKTEFRKPLVVFSPKSLLRHPDVVSSVDELANGQFQEVLDDPNVKDKKAIKTLVFCTGKVYFDIIAQREELGKNDVAVVRLEQLFPLAVDQIKAIIDSYPNVDDYVWAQEEPKNMGAYGYMLMNFDLVKLRLASPKAYSAPAAGSYERSKKRQKNAIAMVFDKTLFQ; this is encoded by the coding sequence ATGGATAGGTTTTCCTTTTTAAACGCTGCACACACGGCTTTTTTTGCCGATTTATACGAACAATATTTACAAAATCCAGACAGCGTTGAGCCAAGCTGGAGAAGTTTTTTTCAAGGATTTGATTTTGCTCAGGCTAATTACGTTTCTGAAGAAGTAGCCCAACAAGTAGCTTATGTTGCTTCGGGTGATTCAGGAGAAATTTCTGAAAAAATGCAAAAAGAGTTCAATGTTCTTAAATTAATTGAAGGATATAGAACACGTGGGCATTTATTCACAAAAACCAATCCGGTAAGAGACAGAAGACTTCACGGCCCTTCGCTAGCATTAGAAAACTTTGGCTTATCTCAAGCTGATTTGAATACAGTTTTTGATGCAGCTAAAATGGTTAACATGAAACCAAGTCCATTGGCAGATATTGTTAAGCATTTAGAAAACGTATATTGTCAATCTATTGGAGTGGAATACATGTATATTCGTGAGCCACATAAATTAGATTGGATTAAAAATCGTCTAGACATCAACGATAATTTACCAAGTTTTACTGCTGACAAGAAAAAACACATTCTTAGTAAACTTAACGAAGCAGTTTCTTTCGAAAACTTTTTACATACTAAATATGTAGGTCAAAAACGTTTCTCTTTAGAAGGTTGTGAAGCAGTTATTCCTGCTTTAGACGCTTTAGTGGAAGCTGCAGCTGATAAAGGTGTGGAGCAATTCGTAATGGGAATGGCACACAGAGGTCGTTTGAATGTATTGGCAAACATCTTTGGAAAAAATACTCAAAATATCTTCTCTGAATTTGACGGAAAAGACTATGATGAAGACGCAAACTTTGATGGGGATGTAAAATATCACTTAGGATTAACTTCCGATAGAGTAACCAATTCAGGTAAGAAAATTAACTTAAATTTAGCGCCAAATCCTTCGCACTTAGAAACAGTAGGCGCTGTTATTGAAGGAATTACAAGAGCAAAACAAGATAGAAATTATCCAAATGATTTTTCAAAAGTATTACCAATCGCTGTTCACGGTGATGCTGCGGTTGCAGGCCAAGGTATTGTGTATGAAATCATTCAAATGGCTAAATTAGATGGTTATAAAACGGGTGGAACAATCCATTTAGTAATCAATAACCAAGTTGGATTTACAACGAATTACTTAGATGCACGTTCATCAACGTATTGTACCGATGTAGCTAAAGTAACGTTGTCGCCAGTTTTACACATAAATGCAGACGATGCAGAAGCGGTAGTTCATGCGATGTTATTTGCTTTAGATTACCGTATGGAATTTGGAACTGACGTTTTTATCGATTTATTAGGATACAGAAAATACGGTCACAACGAAGGTGATGAACCTCGTTTTACCCAACCAGTTTTATATAAATTAATTGCAAAACATAAAAATCCAAGAGATATTTATGCAGAGAAATTAGCACAAGAAAATGTGATTTCGGCTGGATTTGTAAAAGAACTAGAAGAAGCTTACAAAGCAAAATTAGATGAGAATTTAGAAGCATCTCGTAAGAAAGATTTAACCGTAATTACACCGTTCTTGGAAAATGAGTGGGAAGGTTACAAACAAGTTTCGGATGATGTAATGCTTCAAAAATTCGACACCTCATTTGATAAAAATCAATTAACAGAAATTGCTAAAACCATTACCGAACTTCCTGCTGATAAAAAGTTCATCAGTAAGATTACAAAGTTAATTGGGGATAGAAAAAACATGTTGGAGACCAATAAATTAGATTGGGCAATGGGCGAATTATTAGCTTATGGTTCATTAATTTCGGAAGGTTTTGATGTTCGTATTTCTGGGCAAGATGTTGAGCGTGGAACATTCTCACACCGTCATGCAGTAGTTAAAGTAGAAGATTCAGAAGAAGAAGTAATTCTTTTAGATCGTATAAAAGATAAAAAAGGAAACTTTTATATTTACAATTCACACCTTTCAGAATATGGTGTTTTAGGTTTTGAATATGGATATGCATTAGCATCACCAAAAACCTTAGTAATTTGGGAAGCACAGTTTGGAGATTTCTCTAACGGAGCTCAGATTATGATTGACCAATACATTTCTGCAGGTGAAGACAAATGGAACAATCAAAACGGATTGGTAATGTTGTTGCCTCACGGTTATGAAAACCAAGGAGCAGAACATTCATCAGCACGTATGGAACGTTATTTACAAATGTGTGCAAAACACAACATGTATATTGCCGATGTAACTTCGCCAGCTAACTTCTTCCATTTGATGAGAAGACAGTTAAAAACAGAATTCCGTAAGCCATTAGTAGTGTTTTCTCCAAAAAGTTTATTACGTCATCCAGATGTAGTATCTTCTGTGGATGAATTAGCAAACGGACAATTCCAAGAAGTGTTAGATGATCCAAATGTAAAAGACAAAAAAGCGATTAAAACATTGGTGTTCTGTACAGGAAAAGTATATTTTGACATCATAGCACAAAGAGAAGAATTAGGTAAAAACGACGTGGCAGTGGTTCGTTTAGAGCAATTGTTCCCATTAGCAGTTGACCAAATCAAAGCAATTATCGACAGTTATCCAAATGTTGATGATTACGTTTGGGCACAAGAAGAACCTAAAAACATGGGAGCTTATGGATACATGTTGATGAACTTTGATTTAGTAAAATTAAGATTGGCATCACCAAAAGCATATAGTGCACCGGCAGCAGGTAGTTATGAGCGTTCTAAAAAACGTCAAAAGAATGCTATCGCTATGGTTTTTGATAAAACATTATTTCAATAA
- a CDS encoding efflux RND transporter permease subunit, producing MSNQNKEFGISSWAVDNRVTVYILTLLIVITGIIAYVTMPREDFPEIIENKVYISSVFPGNSAEDVEKLIVKPLEKEIKNISGVEKITSSSFQDYGMIIVEFSDNVGIEDAKTKVKDKVDVIKADTDWPNLDNGSKVEPSVFELNISEEVPILNINLKGNYTTQQLKKYGELLQDDIEEIPEVKKVDILGVDDKEVEIAVDIFKMTAAQVSFDEIQNAVKYENMTLSGGNLISQGSRNNIRIVGEIKDPKELENVIVKSYGGTVYLKDIAVVRFKEKEKTTYARESGKEVVMLNVKKRSNQNMISAIEQVKEKLEKAKESYLPSNLSIDLTNDQSSRVEHQVDELSNHIIFGIVLVMIVLMFTMGLRNSLFVGAAIPLSMLMAFTILSAFGLTLNTMVLFGLVMGLGMLVDDGIVVVDNVFANMKKGMDKVSASKIGIGEIAWPVISSTATTLMAFLPFALWPGTMGKFMKYFPITLTVTLTASLFVAMVVNAAMTGGSMDTEDRNVSNKSAKLYTIIFSVLGIVFVLIGHIIDSTFAKAIGHLAIISLGLMWLYKIKLYQLTQDFQHNFFPKMEDKYKNFLAKILTGKRAWLALATIIGMLFFSFILLGIFPRKVLFFPDNTPNQVITYIEYPQGTDIEKTNKATLFVEKQVIEILNKYVDPKTNKNFLAESIVSQVGVGAGNPNVDAGSASETPYKGKVTVNFSEYKFRQGINTTEVLDEIRAKVKGIAGATVTVEKDANGPPAGYPISVQLTGTDYQEMLVEADKMIAFINSKNIPGIERLSVDVNKESPELEVKVDRVSAGSMGVSTGQLGFNLRRSVYGQEISTYKEGDDDYNITMRMQEDQRKNENVLFNQSLTFRNQNNGQIMQVPISAISETNKTSTYNQIKRKNQKRIMTVYSNVLTGYNGDEITKQIAAELETYKFPKTVSYSFSGVQEEQGKNQSFLMYALFLALAGITIIIVLQFNSVSKTMVILFTVLLSFSGVFYGYVIANMDFVILMTMMGIISLAGIVVKNGIVLMDFFVLLLDKKVADNNLKSHDDLSLEEIKEVIIESGKSRLRPVLLTALTAVLGLIPLAIGLNFDFFSLITEFNPHLYMGGDNVIFWGPLAWTIIFGLTYATVLTLVMVPVMFYLVKRVKYWLRDRKKQI from the coding sequence ATGAGTAATCAAAATAAAGAATTCGGAATATCGAGTTGGGCTGTAGACAATAGAGTTACAGTATATATCTTGACATTGCTAATTGTTATTACAGGTATCATTGCCTATGTAACAATGCCTCGTGAGGATTTTCCAGAAATTATAGAGAACAAAGTTTACATTTCTTCTGTTTTCCCTGGAAATTCTGCCGAAGATGTTGAAAAACTAATTGTAAAACCATTAGAAAAAGAAATTAAAAATATTTCTGGTGTAGAAAAAATTACGTCAAGTTCATTCCAAGATTATGGAATGATCATTGTTGAATTTAGTGATAACGTTGGTATTGAAGATGCTAAAACTAAAGTAAAAGACAAGGTAGATGTTATAAAAGCAGATACCGATTGGCCAAATTTAGATAATGGTAGTAAGGTAGAACCAAGTGTTTTTGAATTGAACATTTCGGAAGAAGTGCCTATTTTAAACATTAATTTGAAAGGAAATTATACGACTCAACAATTAAAAAAATACGGAGAATTGCTTCAAGATGATATTGAAGAAATACCTGAAGTTAAAAAAGTAGATATACTTGGAGTTGACGATAAAGAAGTTGAAATTGCTGTAGATATATTCAAAATGACAGCAGCACAAGTTTCTTTCGATGAAATTCAGAATGCGGTAAAATATGAAAACATGACACTTTCTGGCGGAAATTTAATTTCTCAAGGTTCGCGAAATAATATCAGAATTGTTGGGGAAATTAAAGATCCAAAAGAATTAGAAAACGTAATTGTAAAATCTTACGGCGGAACTGTTTACCTAAAAGATATCGCCGTTGTTCGTTTCAAAGAAAAAGAAAAAACAACATACGCACGCGAATCTGGCAAAGAGGTTGTAATGCTAAACGTAAAAAAACGTTCTAATCAAAACATGATTTCTGCCATCGAACAAGTAAAAGAAAAATTAGAAAAAGCAAAAGAATCATATTTACCATCTAACTTATCAATTGATTTAACAAATGATCAATCATCACGTGTCGAACACCAAGTAGATGAGCTATCGAATCATATTATATTTGGTATTGTGTTGGTAATGATTGTACTGATGTTTACCATGGGATTAAGGAATTCCTTATTTGTTGGTGCTGCGATTCCGCTTTCAATGTTGATGGCATTTACAATATTATCGGCTTTTGGATTAACACTAAATACAATGGTGCTTTTTGGATTGGTAATGGGATTAGGAATGCTTGTTGACGACGGAATTGTAGTAGTGGATAACGTTTTTGCCAATATGAAGAAAGGCATGGACAAAGTATCGGCTTCTAAAATTGGTATTGGTGAAATCGCTTGGCCAGTAATTTCTTCAACAGCAACAACCTTAATGGCATTTTTACCATTTGCTTTATGGCCGGGAACTATGGGTAAATTCATGAAATATTTCCCAATTACATTAACAGTAACATTAACAGCTTCGTTATTCGTAGCAATGGTTGTAAACGCGGCCATGACTGGTGGTTCAATGGATACAGAAGATAGAAACGTGTCTAATAAATCAGCTAAATTATATACAATTATATTTAGCGTTTTAGGTATTGTTTTTGTTTTGATTGGGCATATAATAGATTCAACTTTCGCAAAAGCGATCGGACATTTAGCTATTATTTCATTAGGATTAATGTGGTTATATAAAATCAAATTGTACCAATTGACGCAAGATTTTCAGCATAACTTTTTTCCAAAAATGGAAGATAAATATAAAAATTTCTTAGCGAAGATTTTGACAGGAAAAAGAGCTTGGTTGGCATTAGCTACGATTATTGGTATGCTATTTTTCTCTTTCATCTTGTTAGGAATTTTTCCTAGAAAAGTATTGTTTTTCCCGGATAACACTCCGAATCAAGTCATTACATATATTGAATATCCACAAGGTACTGATATCGAAAAAACCAATAAAGCTACACTTTTTGTTGAAAAGCAAGTGATTGAAATATTAAATAAATATGTAGACCCAAAAACTAACAAAAACTTCTTAGCAGAGAGCATTGTTTCGCAAGTTGGAGTTGGAGCTGGAAATCCGAATGTAGATGCGGGTTCGGCTTCAGAAACACCATATAAAGGCAAAGTAACAGTTAATTTCTCTGAGTACAAATTCCGTCAAGGCATCAATACCACGGAAGTTTTAGATGAAATTCGTGCGAAAGTAAAAGGCATTGCAGGCGCAACTGTTACCGTTGAAAAAGACGCTAACGGACCGCCAGCAGGTTATCCAATTAGTGTACAATTAACAGGAACGGATTATCAAGAAATGTTAGTTGAAGCAGATAAAATGATTGCTTTTATTAACTCGAAAAACATTCCAGGAATCGAACGTTTAAGTGTGGATGTAAACAAAGAAAGTCCTGAATTAGAAGTAAAAGTGGACAGAGTAAGCGCTGGAAGTATGGGTGTTTCAACTGGTCAATTAGGATTCAATTTACGTCGTTCAGTTTATGGCCAAGAAATTTCCACATACAAAGAAGGTGATGACGATTACAATATTACCATGCGTATGCAAGAAGACCAACGTAAGAATGAAAATGTATTGTTCAATCAATCTTTAACCTTTCGAAATCAAAATAACGGTCAAATTATGCAAGTGCCAATTTCTGCGATTTCTGAAACCAATAAAACTTCTACTTACAATCAAATCAAAAGAAAAAACCAAAAACGTATTATGACGGTTTATTCTAATGTATTGACAGGTTATAATGGAGATGAAATTACGAAACAAATTGCAGCAGAATTAGAAACTTATAAATTCCCTAAAACAGTAAGTTATTCGTTTTCTGGTGTTCAAGAAGAACAAGGCAAAAACCAAAGTTTCTTAATGTATGCACTTTTCTTAGCTTTAGCAGGAATTACAATTATTATTGTGTTACAATTTAATTCTGTTTCAAAAACAATGGTAATTTTATTTACTGTATTATTAAGTTTCAGTGGTGTTTTCTACGGATATGTAATTGCGAATATGGATTTCGTTATCCTTATGACAATGATGGGAATTATTTCACTGGCCGGAATTGTAGTAAAAAACGGAATTGTATTAATGGACTTCTTTGTTTTATTATTAGATAAAAAAGTTGCTGATAATAATTTGAAAAGTCATGATGATTTATCTTTAGAGGAAATAAAAGAAGTAATTATCGAATCCGGTAAATCTCGTTTGCGTCCAGTACTACTTACAGCTTTAACTGCTGTTTTAGGATTAATCCCTTTAGCAATTGGTTTAAATTTCGATTTCTTCTCTTTAATTACAGAGTTCAATCCTCATTTATATATGGGTGGTGATAACGTAATTTTCTGGGGACCATTAGCGTGGACCATCATCTTCGGATTAACCTATGCAACAGTTCTAACTTTAGTTATGGTTCCAGTAATGTTTTACTTAGTAAAAAGAGTAAAATATTGGTTAAGAGACAGAAAAAAACAAATTTAA
- a CDS encoding TolC family protein produces the protein MKNKLLLAILLLTTIINAQESDKKSYSFSLKQAIEHATKNNYSIQNTNRDIEVAKKKKWETTTMGLPQINGSVNYQNTFEFQKQGAAANSFNPLADPNEITLLAFGTKHLGIGNLTLSQLIFDGSYLVGLQSAKTYLKISENAKEKTNQEIKEIVINAYGNVLLADESILIINKNKVVLEKILSDTKEIFKNGLIEEENVEQLQITLNSVNNALDNVTKQRVIALNMMKLLLGIDLENEVFLTEKLSSLTENNIDLQVLTSEFDVNKNIDYQIGKNMEESKKLMVKLEKSKELPSIGAQVNFGYNAFSNEFTFFNSDQKWSNYSNIGIGLNVPIFSSGARSSRVQQAKLELEKSQTQLKEKEQNLKLEHQKAKSDYEYSINQFQNAQSNLKLAERIESKQQIKFKEGLSSSFDFADAQKQLYTAQQEVLQAMLEIINKKATLEKILN, from the coding sequence ATGAAAAACAAACTATTACTCGCAATACTATTGCTAACTACTATTATCAATGCTCAGGAAAGTGATAAAAAATCGTATTCGTTTTCTTTGAAACAAGCTATTGAACATGCTACTAAAAACAACTATTCTATACAAAATACAAATAGAGATATTGAAGTAGCTAAAAAGAAAAAATGGGAAACCACAACTATGGGTTTGCCACAAATAAATGGATCTGTAAATTATCAAAATACCTTTGAGTTTCAAAAACAAGGTGCTGCAGCAAATTCTTTTAATCCATTAGCAGATCCAAACGAAATTACTTTATTGGCTTTTGGAACAAAACACCTAGGAATTGGTAACTTAACATTGAGTCAGTTAATTTTTGATGGTTCATATCTAGTGGGGTTACAATCGGCTAAAACATATTTAAAAATTTCCGAAAACGCAAAAGAAAAAACCAATCAAGAAATTAAAGAAATTGTAATTAACGCATACGGGAATGTGCTTTTAGCAGATGAAAGCATTTTAATAATTAATAAAAATAAAGTTGTTTTAGAAAAAATTCTTTCAGACACTAAAGAAATTTTTAAAAACGGACTAATTGAAGAAGAAAATGTAGAACAGCTTCAAATCACTTTAAATTCGGTAAATAATGCTTTAGATAATGTAACAAAACAAAGGGTTATTGCTTTAAATATGATGAAACTATTGTTAGGAATTGATTTAGAAAATGAAGTTTTTTTAACTGAAAAATTAAGCTCATTAACTGAAAATAATATCGATTTACAAGTTTTAACTTCTGAATTTGATGTAAATAAGAATATCGATTATCAAATTGGTAAAAACATGGAAGAAAGTAAAAAATTAATGGTAAAATTAGAAAAAAGCAAAGAATTACCATCAATAGGTGCTCAGGTAAATTTTGGATACAATGCGTTTTCAAACGAATTTACATTTTTTAATTCAGATCAAAAATGGAGTAACTACTCAAATATAGGGATTGGTTTAAATGTTCCTATTTTTAGCAGTGGCGCAAGAAGCTCAAGGGTACAACAAGCTAAATTAGAATTAGAAAAATCACAGACACAATTAAAAGAAAAAGAGCAAAATTTAAAACTGGAACATCAAAAAGCAAAAAGTGATTATGAATATAGTATTAATCAATTTCAAAATGCTCAATCTAATTTGAAATTGGCTGAGCGCATTGAAAGTAAACAACAAATAAAATTTAAAGAAGGTTTATCGTCGAGTTTTGACTTTGCCGATGCACAAAAACAATTATATACTGCTCAACAAGAAGTTTTACAAGCTATGCTTGAAATAATAAACAAAAAAGCAACATTAGAAAAAATATTAAACTAA
- a CDS encoding efflux RND transporter periplasmic adaptor subunit: MRKIILVATSLLLFACGGKSTDDLIKEENITELKNRKSDIQAELAKIDAVLNKGDKAEESEALVSVLTLKDTVFNHYLEIQGNINTKENILVQPEFSGTLTSLNVKAGQRVSKGQILGKVDDAGMSQQLASIENQYTLAKTTFERQKNLWDKKIGSEIQYLQAQTQMISAQKSVAHMKAQLAKTLILSPFSGTIDEVFVERGQVVSPSPQGLMRIVNLSNMYVTTSVPETYIGKLKAGTEVDVFLTSLGKTYKGRVRQVGNYINPNNRSFGIEVSVPNPDNLLRPNQVAKLKIIDYTVKDAIVVPTNVVQEDGEKNKFVFIVTNVIGKKGIAKKIIVKVGKSSDNVTEILSGLSANNLIVTEGVNTISEGMKLNF; this comes from the coding sequence ATGAGAAAAATAATATTAGTAGCAACAAGTCTATTATTATTCGCTTGTGGTGGAAAATCTACAGATGATTTAATAAAGGAAGAAAACATTACAGAATTAAAAAACAGAAAGTCAGACATTCAAGCCGAATTAGCAAAAATTGACGCCGTTTTAAACAAAGGTGACAAAGCAGAAGAATCTGAAGCATTAGTTTCTGTTTTAACTTTAAAAGACACCGTTTTTAATCATTATTTAGAAATTCAAGGAAATATAAATACAAAAGAAAATATTTTAGTCCAACCAGAATTTAGTGGAACTTTAACTTCGTTAAATGTAAAAGCTGGTCAACGAGTTTCAAAAGGCCAAATTTTAGGGAAAGTTGATGATGCCGGAATGTCGCAACAATTAGCTAGTATTGAAAATCAATATACACTTGCAAAAACCACATTTGAAAGGCAGAAAAATCTTTGGGACAAAAAAATTGGTTCAGAAATTCAATATTTACAAGCTCAAACACAAATGATTTCGGCTCAAAAATCTGTAGCTCACATGAAAGCTCAATTAGCAAAAACATTAATTCTTTCACCATTTTCTGGTACAATTGATGAAGTTTTTGTTGAACGTGGACAAGTGGTGTCTCCTAGCCCTCAAGGATTAATGAGAATTGTAAATTTATCAAACATGTATGTTACCACATCTGTTCCTGAAACCTACATTGGAAAATTGAAAGCTGGCACCGAAGTAGATGTTTTTTTAACTTCATTAGGAAAAACATATAAAGGAAGAGTAAGACAAGTAGGGAATTACATTAATCCAAATAACAGAAGTTTTGGTATTGAAGTTAGTGTTCCAAATCCTGATAATTTATTACGACCAAATCAAGTTGCAAAACTTAAAATCATAGATTATACAGTAAAAGATGCAATTGTTGTTCCTACAAACGTAGTTCAAGAAGATGGTGAGAAAAATAAATTTGTTTTTATTGTAACTAATGTAATTGGTAAAAAAGGAATTGCTAAAAAAATAATAGTAAAAGTTGGAAAATCATCAGATAATGTAACAGAAATTTTAAGCGGATTATCAGCAAATAATCTTATTGTAACGGAAGGCGTGAATACTATTTCCGAAGGAATGAAACTTAATTTCTAA
- a CDS encoding polyprenyl synthetase family protein, with translation MHSISFYQEKVSNHFLQIVANKEPKNLYEPIQYILSLGGKRMRPVLTLMATEVFNVDCEKAIPAATAVEVFHNFSLIHDDIMDDAPLRRGNQTVHEKWDLNTGILSGDAMLILAYQFFENYEPATFQKLAKLFSKTALEVCEGQQYDVDFETRDDVTIPEYLKMIEYKTAVLVGAAMKMGAIVAETSDENANLIYDFGLNLGIAFQLQDDYLDAFGNPETFGKQVGGDIIENKKTYLYLKAIEFSKAEEKQKLLHLFSIQPSENTDKIESVKAIFNSSGASEATKKAIQDYTFKAFETLEKMDVEAEKKAILKAFGENLMGRNV, from the coding sequence ATGCATTCTATATCCTTTTATCAAGAAAAAGTAAGCAATCATTTTTTACAAATTGTAGCTAATAAAGAGCCTAAAAATTTATACGAACCTATACAGTATATTTTATCACTTGGAGGAAAAAGAATGCGTCCTGTTTTAACTTTAATGGCAACAGAAGTTTTTAATGTAGATTGTGAAAAAGCCATTCCAGCTGCTACAGCGGTTGAAGTGTTTCATAACTTTTCTTTGATTCACGATGATATCATGGACGATGCTCCTTTGAGAAGAGGCAATCAAACCGTTCATGAAAAGTGGGATTTGAATACTGGAATATTATCAGGTGATGCAATGCTGATTTTGGCGTATCAATTTTTTGAAAATTATGAGCCAGCAACTTTCCAGAAATTAGCGAAATTATTCAGTAAAACGGCTTTAGAAGTTTGCGAAGGACAACAATATGATGTAGATTTCGAAACTCGTGACGATGTTACAATTCCCGAATATCTAAAAATGATTGAATATAAAACAGCAGTTTTAGTAGGTGCTGCCATGAAAATGGGTGCAATTGTTGCCGAAACTTCTGATGAAAATGCCAATTTGATTTATGATTTTGGACTGAATTTAGGAATTGCCTTCCAATTGCAAGATGATTATTTAGACGCTTTTGGAAATCCAGAAACCTTTGGAAAGCAAGTGGGAGGCGATATTATCGAAAACAAAAAAACCTATTTATACTTAAAAGCAATTGAGTTTTCTAAAGCAGAAGAAAAGCAAAAATTATTGCATTTGTTTTCGATTCAACCTTCAGAAAATACAGATAAAATAGAATCAGTAAAAGCTATTTTTAATTCTTCTGGAGCAAGTGAAGCTACTAAAAAAGCGATTCAAGACTATACATTTAAAGCATTTGAAACCTTAGAAAAAATGGATGTCGAAGCTGAAAAGAAAGCTATTTTGAAAGCTTTTGGTGAGAATTTAATGGGAAGAAACGTTTAA
- a CDS encoding TetR/AcrR family transcriptional regulator, with product MRDKIINKAKEMFLRLGFKSITMDDIACEMCISKKTIYKYFSNKDVLIEESVELVHKEVHETIEKIVSKNFNAIEENFEIKRMFREMFKAAESSPLYQLKKHYPEIYDKVLTQQISICEDCFRQNIIKGINEGLYRENLDIDNYVKFYYTLIFNINENTMLENDAHELEVKALEYHIRAMATLAGIIELEKHLKNPII from the coding sequence ATGAGAGATAAAATTATAAACAAAGCGAAAGAAATGTTTTTGAGACTTGGTTTCAAAAGCATCACCATGGACGATATTGCTTGCGAAATGTGTATTTCAAAAAAAACGATTTACAAGTATTTTAGTAATAAAGATGTATTGATTGAAGAAAGTGTAGAATTGGTTCATAAAGAAGTGCATGAAACTATTGAAAAAATTGTGTCTAAAAACTTTAACGCAATTGAAGAAAATTTTGAAATCAAAAGAATGTTTAGAGAAATGTTTAAAGCTGCGGAATCTTCTCCATTGTATCAATTAAAAAAACACTATCCAGAAATTTATGATAAAGTATTGACCCAGCAAATAAGTATTTGTGAAGATTGTTTTAGACAAAATATTATTAAAGGGATTAATGAAGGTTTATACCGAGAAAATCTAGATATAGATAATTACGTAAAATTTTATTACACCTTAATTTTCAACATTAATGAAAATACAATGCTAGAAAATGATGCTCATGAATTAGAAGTGAAAGCATTAGAATATCACATTAGAGCAATGGCAACATTAGCTGGGATTATTGAATTAGAAAAACACCTTAAAAATCCAATTATATAG